A window of the Brassica napus cultivar Da-Ae chromosome C5, Da-Ae, whole genome shotgun sequence genome harbors these coding sequences:
- the LOC106447265 gene encoding putative pentatricopeptide repeat-containing protein At1g17630 produces the protein MVHPSFWRFRLQEIPPRLRNRCFHTSPGAYTPTSSSQRIVSVSSCWSLTTDNDHQSLFRYFDHVLESSVTAQQCQQVHAQVLLSDLIYRSGSLAAKIVSVYTRFGLLNDARNVFDTVPLVLYSDLRLWNSILKSNVSHGQHENALELYDAMRERGLTGDGFILPLILRACRYSSRFGLCRALHSHVIKIGLLENLHVVNELLALYPKAGRMGDALKLFVEMPVRNRISWNVMIAGFSREHDCGSAVRVFEWMQREEFVPDEVTWTSVLSCHSQCGKLEDVIKYFDVMRMSVNVVSGEALAVFFSVCAELGAFGNAEKVHGFVVKGGFEEYLPSKNALTYVYGKQGRVKEAEQLFRKIRNKGIESWNALITSFVDAGKLDEALSLFTELEEMNGFCNVKANVVTWTSIIKGCNVQGRGDDSLEYFRRMQFSKVLSNSVTICCILSICAELPALNLGKEIHGHVIRTSMSDNILVQNALVNMYSKCGSLGEGNQVFEAIRDKDLISWNSMIKGYGMHGFGEKALSMFDRMIKSGLHPDGIALVAVLSACSHAGLVEKGREIFSSMSNRFGIEPQQEHYACIVDLLGRVGFLKEASEIVKSMPMEPNVCVLGALLNSCRMHKDMYIAENIASQLFDLEPEKTGSYMLLSNTYSASGRWEDSAKVRALAKKKDLKKLSGSSWIELKKKVYKFSSGSSVQSEFASVYPVLEDLVSHMWKKGPTTHDGHRYEDDHDLWTA, from the coding sequence ATGGTCCACCCTTCTTTCTGGCGATTTCGTCTTCAAGAAATCCCTCCGCGTCTTCGCAATCGTTGCTTCCACACCTCTCCGGGTGCATACACACCAACCTCTTCTTCTCAGAGGATCGTTTCGGTTTCCTCATGCTGGTCACTTACGACTGATAACGATCACCAATCCCTCTTCCGTTACTTCGACCACGTTCTTGAATCAAGCGTGACAGCTCAGCAATGCCAGCAAGTTCACGCCCAAGTACTTCTATCCGATTTAATCTACCGTTCCGGGTCACTAGCTGCGAAAATCGTCTCGGTTTACACCCGGTTTGGTCTCCTCAACGATGCCCGTAACGTGTTCGACACTGTTCCGCTTGTTCTGTACTCGGATTTGCGTTTATGGAACTCGATTTTAAAATCCAACGTCTCTCACGGACAACACGAGAACGCTCTTGAGCTCTACGATGCAATGCGTGAACGAGGTCTCACAGGGGACGGGTTTATCTTACCCTTGATCCTTCGAGCTTGTCGTTACTCAAGTCGTTTTGGTTTGTGCAGGGCTTTGCATAGTCATGTGATTAAGATTGGTTTGCTAGAGAATCTCCATGTAGTGAACGAGTTGCTTGCACTGTATCCAAAGGCGGGAAGGATGGGAGATGCACTCAAGCTGTTCGTTGAAATGCCTGTGAGAAACCGAATATCGTGGAACGTCATGATTGCAGGTTTTTCTCGAGAGCATGATTGTGGAAGTGCTGTTAGGGTCTTTGAATGGATGCAACGCGAAGAGTTTGTACCGGACGAAGTGACTTGGACTTCGGTTTTATCTTGTCATTCTCAATGTGGGAAGCTTGAAGATgtgatcaaatattttgatgttatGAGGATGAGTGTGAATGTAGTTAGTGGCGAAGCTCTTGCTGTTTTCTTCTCCGTGTGCGCTGAGTTGGGAGCGTTCGGTAATGCTGAGAAAGTTCATGGGTTTGTTGTAAAAGGCGGGTTTGAAGAGTATTTGCCATCGAAGAACGCGTTGACGTACGTGTACGGGAAGCAAGGGAGGGTTAAAGAAGCTGAGCAGTTGTTTAGGAAGATAAGGAACAAAGGTATAGAGAGCTGGAATGCTTTGATAACTTCGTTCGTGGATGCTGGCAAACTCGATGAGGCGCTCTCGTTGTTTACTGAGTTGGAGGAGATGAATGGCTTTTGCAACGTCAAGGCTAATGTAGTTACTTGGACTTCGATTATCAAGGGGTGTAACGTGCAAGGAAGAGGAGATGATTCGCTTGAATATTTCCGGCGAATGCAGTTTTCGAAAGTTTTGTCTAATTCGGTGACGATTTGTTGTATACTATCCATCTGTGCGGAGCTTCCAGCTTTGAATCTGGGGAAAGAGATCCATGGACATGTGATTAGAACCTCGATGAGCGATAACATTCTGGTTCAGAATGCATTGGTGAATATGTACAGCAAGTGTGGGTCACTCGGTGAAGGGAATCAAGTATTTGAAGCAATTAGGGACAAGGATTTGATCTCATGGAACTCGATGATCAAAGGTTATGGTATGCATGGGTTTGGTGAGAAAGCTCTGAGTATGTTCGACAGAATGATAAAATCCGGGTTACATCCTGATGGAATTGCTTTGGTAGCTGTTCTTTCAGCTTGTAGTCACGCAGGGCTTGTTGAAAAGGGACGCGAGATTTTCAGTTCGATGAGCAACAGATTTGGAATAGAGCCACAACAAGAGCACTATGCATGTATTGTTGACCTCCTTGGCCGTGTAGGATTTTTAAAAGAAGCTAGCGAGATTGTGAAGAGCATGCCTATGGAGCCTAACGTCTGTGTGTTAGGAGCTCTATTAAATTCTTGCCGGATGCACAAAGACATGTACATCGCAGAGAATATAGCATCACAGCTTTTTGATCTTGAACCGGAGAAGACTGGAAGCTATATGTTGCTGTCTAACACTTACTCTGCTAGCGGAAGATGGGAAGATTCTGCAAAGGTTAGGGCTTTGGCGAAGAAAAAGGATCTTAAGAAACTATCTGGAAGCAGTTGGATTGAGTTAAAGAAGAAAGTCTACAAATTCTCGTCAGGATCATCAGTACAGAGCGAGTTTGCGAGCGTCTACCCGGTTCTTGAGGATTTGGTAAGTCATATGTGGAAGAAAGGCCCTACTACACACGATGGACACCGTTACGAGGATGATCATGACTTATGGACAGCGTAA